The following are encoded in a window of Narcine bancroftii isolate sNarBan1 chromosome 2, sNarBan1.hap1, whole genome shotgun sequence genomic DNA:
- the LOC138754660 gene encoding hepatic and glial cell adhesion molecule-like, with protein MKIFIGSCLCLWQIFSDQVSAQGTRKDLVASTGSSVLFPGTDTNFKYLNWEFSNPSRTLPITEVDQQHTIVFEKYKNRIEVHLADGSFLLKDVGQADIGQYIMTVDLEPKRTRILTLKVFDSLPVPFISCTHSPENHTTMLTCWVESGKATSILWTKDAEVLPVDPRQLLSDGNMTLIIWSSQTSDSGYYTCRVENLVSWNHSTYHLVIVDPEPQLRSRYGLFPAAILLCTVVVLNIRFAFGSRR; from the exons ATGAAGATATTTATCGGTTCCTGCCTCTGCCTTTGGCAGATTTTCAGCGATCAGGTTTCAG CTCAGGGAACGAGGAAAGACCTGGTGGCTTCAACAGGTTCATCCGTTCTATTCCCCGGAACAGACACAAATTTCAAATATTTGAACTGGGAGTTCTCAAATCCCAGCAGGACTCTTCCCATCACTGAAGTGGATCAGCAACACACTATCGTTTTTGAAAAGTACAAGAATCGAATTGAGGTTCACCTAGCAGATGGGTCTTTTCTGCTCAAAGATGTAGGCCAAGCAGACATCGGCCAATACATAATGACCGTGGACTTAGAGCCAAAGCGGACCCGAATTCTAACTCTTAAAGTCTTTG ATTCTCTTCCCGTGCCATTCATCTCCTGTACACACAGCCCTGAGAACCACACCACGATGCTGACCTGCTGGGTGGAGAGTGGGAAAGCCACTTCTATTCTGTGGACAAAAGATGCAGAAGTGCTCCCAGTTGACCCTCGGCAACTCTTGTCAGATGGGAACATGACTCTGATCATCTGGAGCTCACAGACATCTGACTCTGGGTACTACACCTGCAGGGTAGAAAACCTAGTCAGTTGGAATCACAGCACATACCATCTGGTCATCGTGG ACCCCGAACCCCAGCTGCGAAGTCGATATGGACTGTTTCCAGCTGCTATCTTACTGTGTACAGTGGTCGTGCTGAATATTCGATTTGCATTTG GTTCCAGAAGATAA